Part of the Bos taurus isolate L1 Dominette 01449 registration number 42190680 breed Hereford chromosome 1, ARS-UCD2.0, whole genome shotgun sequence genome is shown below.
CTAAGATCTGCTTTAGCTCTTTTCTAGATAAGAACTATCTGACAACACAAACTGCTTTACTCTTTAATTCTTACCAAAGTGCTACTGCATCTGTGTAAAACAAATAatcaatacatacatatatatatatataagaaaactcAAAAACAAGTTGTTTTAAATAAGACCAGCTGTTTTGCTGCCTGCAGCCAAAGATCTTTCTAATTTGAAtccttaaatttataaaataaaaaatcaaacacTGTTCTGAAGTCCTGCTTTCAAATACTCTTCAGAGTTGACCTGAAATCATTTCAACTAATTTAAGAGGTACATTAAATAACCACCAGATCATTTTGAGCATACATATGTTAAAATCAGCAGTATTTATGAGTTGTACAATAACTGCCTTGTGACCaaatcctccaataaaaatagtGCCATAAAATTTACAGTGACATTGGATATGTTTGAATTGTAGCCATGGGCAGTGACATGAATCTTTTCCTGTCACGCTGATGCACCGCCAAAGTGCACACACCCTACAGGGTAGGGTCTTGGCCTGGTGAGAGCAACACAAAGCTGGGTGGGGAAGGAGCAGCATGGGATGGGTCCTGCACAGGTGGGATGGCACCCTCCCCACACGACTTCACTGAGGCAGGTGGAGGGAACTGGGCTTGTTCGGGCCTGCTTCTGGGCCCACCCTATGAAAACTGACCTGGACACCTCGGCTGTCAAAGGCGTCTGGTCCCTTCCACTCCCAGCCTTGGGGGACAGCCACAAGCTTTCTTCTGCATCAACCAACAGGTATAGTATCAAAGAGGAATATCTCCTTGGAGCTAAACAAACATCTGAACTCTGGGTTCAGATGACTCCTTCCTACCCCAGAATGGAGCAATTAAGGAACCCCTAAATTCATTCATTTGGTTTCCATGTGGATACCATTCCTCCACACAGCTTACTTTGGACTCATTCTGTTACAAAGCATGTCTAACATTATTAAGAGGCCATGGAGTGAGCAAACCCCCTAGGCAGAAAATAAATCCTCTCCAGAGGTGCAATCATTGGCATCTACCCCAACCCTCTGGAACCAGATTTGAAGGGAGGGAGTCAGGTATGAGACCCTTTGTTGAGCTTAGCAGAAAATTCCATACTTCAGATCTTTGGAGTGATCCTCAGTATCTAAAAAGCCTAATAAAAACATGGCTGCATTAGCTACCAACTCATTTGATTAACATTAAAGGGAGTTTAATGTAAACAATATTTAGATAACCAAGTGATCACATTAcccatccttttttttctttccaacctTCTTCAATGTGATACAATTAACTCtggctactatcaaaaacaaaaaatgtagtACTTGATATCTTTCTTAATATAAgcacatttaaataataaaaaagtatcAACACATTAAGTAAGTGTCTAAACATCAAGATACATAAATATCTAGGGATTCCTTGTGGGAATACAGTAGTTGAAAATGACCCAAAGCTGCAGCTGTTTCTCAAAAAAACAACTACACCAAAAGTccaaaagaaaagttaaataaaacttagagaaaaaggaatcatatttctttcatttgtcaaagcaagaaagaagcaaagctcaaatttatatatatataaaaataaaaaaaccaccCCAAATGCAAATACACATTTTGCAATTTATAAGGtgctggaaaagaaaattaaaaatatgaattagaTGCCAAACAGAATGAGTTGCATCTCTGCCTGCCCCGCCCTCCCCCACAAAGAAAACCCCAAGTTCCATACTCTTTGGAATAAACAACTTGGTTAAAAAGTGAAGTCAAGGTTATAAAATCTTTCTTTTATTCACAGCATTGCTAAATCAGAAGCATTCACAGTTTCCCTCCGGGAATCTTCCTGTTTGCCTTAATGAAGTGCCCACAGGGCGGTGAACCGGACACGCTCAAGTTGCGCCaggttagaagaaaaaaaatctgagacgGGCCCACAGCGGCGGCGAACTGCGCGGACTTCAGAAGCGAGAGATGGTGACCGCAGGCAGTTGGCAGGTGGCAATTGGCAGGTGGCGAGCATCCCCCGCGGGGCCCGCGCGGGCTTCTCCACCACGCGACGCTGGGCCCCCGACGGGCGCTGACGGGACGACGTCCGGCCGCACGGAGCGCGCGTGCGCAGCCTCACTCAGTAGGGCCGCCACACGGCCTCCTCGAGGCGCGCGGCGGGCGCCATGTTGGTGGGGGAGTTGCTGTGGCTGCCCTCAGCCTCCACCACGTCGCTCTGGTTCGGGAGGCTGGGGTTGAGCAGCGCCGAGCCGGTGGACGCGTTGGTGCAGGGCGGCAGGATGCGTGGTGGCGAGCGCTCGCCACTCACCATGGAGAACTGGTAGGAGCCGGCCGACGCGCCGTAGTACAGGTGGTAGGATGGCGAGCTGGCCTGGAACGGGCCGCCCTGTGCCTGCGACGAGCCGGGGTAGGGCGGCGGCAGGTACGTGTGGTAGCGCGTGGCCGAGCTCATGGCTGACATGCCGATGCCGATGCCTGACGTGACGGGCGTTGGGGAGTAGGTGAAGGCGCCGGGGTAGTGCATGCGGGGGTCGGAGATGGACGGCAGCGCAGGGAACTGGCGCGGGTCGCCGAAGGCCGTCAGGTCGGACGCAGCTGTGTGGTGGGTGAGAAGTATCGTGAGATTAGGGTTCAGGGAGGCCACGCCCTTTCCCTCACCCAACCGGCGCCCAGGAGAATTTCCCACAGTGCTGCTGCCGTCCAGGGAGTGGGTATGATGAAGATGGGCatatatgagtgagtgagtgagttgctcagtcgtgtccgactctttgcgactgcatggactgcagccctccaggctcctccgtccatagaattattcaggcaagaacaccggagtgggccgccatttccttctccaaggtaatATATGATCTCATGCAATGTAATAAGGTTGTAATATAATGTAATATGTAGTCATACTTGCTTAATATAAACATATTAGATATAACTGATTTAGTATAAACAAATATTGCTGTAACTCTGAGGTTGGCACACCCACCTGCCAGATTCACCTGCTACCAGTTTTTGTATGCCCACAGTCTTAAGAATGTGTTTACTTTTCTAAATGGTTGGGggaacaaaaaaaatcaaaagacttTTTCCTGActtgaaaatatgaaatttaaatttcagtgttcataaataaagttttattgaaaggAGCCTCGCTTGTTCTTTTATGTATTAACTATGACTACTTTTTAAGTCACCAGTTCAGAGTGGTCATGGCAGAGACTGGAGGGCCAGACTGTAGGGCTCAGAAAGTCTGCAATATTTAGTATCTGGCCCTTTGTAGAAAAAAGTTTGCCACCTCTCTATATAATCAACATATTAATATGTCAGTATTAATGTCTTATTATAACTATATGACAAAACAATATAACACTTGAAGAACTATTAATATAATAGATGCATTAATAGATTGATATTAAtagaatatgtataaatatatataacccccaaagagagcttcccaggtggtactagtggtaaagaacctgcctgccagtgcaggagatgtaagagacatgggttcaatccctgggttgggaagatcccctggggaaaggcatggcaatccactccagtattcttgcctggagaattccatggacagaggggcctggcagggctacagtctgtagggtcacaaagagtcagacacgactgaagagacttagcatgcacatatacataaTACGATACTGTCATAATATGtaataacattttaatatgttATACATAATATTTACGTTGAATCCTAGAAATTTGCCATTTCTATAGGCCTGCAATAGTTAAAAATAGGCAGTTTCCTATTGAAGCTAATGCATGCCATAGTAGTGGCTGGGAGTGGATGTGCATGAACCACCAATCTCTTTCTTTTCCACATCTACCTTCagactgctgccgctgctgctaagtcgcttcagtcgtgtccgactctgtgcgaccccatagacagaagcccactaggctcccccgtccctgggattctccaggcaagaacactggagtgggttgccatttccttctccaatgcatgaaagtgaaaagtgaaaatgaagtcgctcagtcctgcccaactcttagcgaccccatggactgcagcctaccaggctcctccgtccatgggattttctaggcaagagtactggagtggggtgccattgccttcttcacctTCAGACTAGTTCTACATTTTTAGAAACAGTACAGCCTCGATTTCACATGCTTTTCTCTAATATGCATCACTTGTTTGTTAACAGGAATGGCCACAGGGCCTTGACTTACCTACTCCATTTTTATACATGTTGAAGTTCTACCAGCAATGGCAAAGCTTGGTCTATAAAACTCATTTTGTTAGGATTATGCATTTACCCTTTCACAGACGGGCTTGGCAGTCTCTCATTACATCCTTCTGCCTTTCTCTTAATCACAGGCTGCCTTTGGGAACTTTtcgggggtggtggggtggtggtttGGGTGCCAGGACAGGTTTCCTGTATCCCACAGATCAGCTTCCCAGCAGTGGCACTACTGACACTGGGGGCCAGCTCTGTGGGGTGCTGTGGGTCTGTCCTGTGCAGGCCTGTTCTGTTCGTGGTAGCATGTCTGGCAGCATCCTTGGCCGATGCCCACCAGATGTTGGTAGTGCCCTCACTCCCCCTACTGGGTCAACCAACAAGGTCCTGACCTTCCAAATGCCCTGGGGGTAGGGGTGAGGCCAGGGGATGGCGGCAAAAGTGCCCTTCCGCTGAGACAACATTCCTACTGTCGATGTAGGATGGTGTCCTCGGGGAGTTTCTGTTCCTCAGAATTATTCATTAAATGACCAGGCCAAGACTGTAGTCTTTATGTCAGCAAACCCAAAAAGCAGCAACAAaacagaggagaagaaagaactgaatgttttaaaatttgtaagttctcaaatcaacatacaaaataaCTCCAGGCTCAGGATGGCATGTGGCCTGGGTCCTTTTGTGTTTAGGCCCACAGAGAAACCTAACAGAGCCAAAAGCTCGCTCTGAAAGGAAAGCTACCAGGGTGGATTAATCTGTTTTTGGACAGCTTCAGCTGTTGATCAACTTCCTCATATTTCAAGCCTATTATTCCAGCAGGGAGAGCTAGTGTTCTcgttctctctctccccccctcccccctccctcctaaTGCACTCTCTAACTTTGGGGTGCCTGTGATGAGGGGATGTACTCATCAGAGAGGTAATTAAAGTTTATAGAAACAACCGAAGTCTGCAGCAAATCTCTCCACTAATGAGGAAACCAGGAGTCTGACGTTCAAACAAACAGTCCTGTTAATCTTTTCAAAGCGAGTCAGACATGTGGGCAGGGACAAAGCTGTAAACTGACAGCGGCTCTAGGGCCGCCCTTCCACGGACACTCTCGCTCGTCCTGAAGCCAGGCCGCACCCCATTCCACAGGGTTTGTCCTGCCCGCTGGGGCCATCTGTGAGCAAGCCCTGTGTCACTTGTTTGTGTTCGCACAGAGAGCCGTGACATGCTTGAGAGTTAACAGGAAGCTTTACTCCATTTTTCCAGTTAGATTTCTATAGTCAGGGAGAAGCATTAGGCAAACACAATCAATTTGTTGTCATCTGATGCAATACTCCGGACACAAATAAATGACTCCACCCATGATTCCTCTTGCTTCATTTGCCCTGAGACAAAAAGGTGAATCCACTGGAAAATGAATGAAAGGTCACCCTGTTTCACGACGGTGTCTGGACATGCTCTGCCAGTCTGTTCCAACTGCTATGTGGTAACCTGGTGATGGCAGCAAGTTACCGGAATCCCGAGTGAGCCCGTGATTTGTCACAGACATAAGTAATGGAATGATGTTACAGTCTCAGCTGTCAGGGGAAAACAGTTCTTTCCCTGGTGGGCAGAATGTCTGAAAGATCTTAGATGCTGCTTGCGATTCTTCTTCTGCCCACAGAGTACCAGTGTCACACTACGAAAGACCATCCAACTTGCCAGTTTATCCTTTACAACACACATTGTGATGATGAAACAACTTCGGCCCGAGTTAGGCTCAGATTCAAATGACCTATTCATATAGTTGTTCTCATTTTTATGTCCAGCCTGACACCCCTACCCAAGCAAGCCCCACCAGTCACGGACAGTTCACCGTGCCCCCGGCCTTAACTCATTTGTCCTTTCAGGTGGCCTGGTGCCCCCTTATTTAAGAGCAGTGTGGGCAGAAGTGGGGACCCCTGACATTCACAGGGAGCTTTTAAAAGAGGAGGATATCTGGGGATTAGGTAGTATAGGTATTTTCGTTGGAAATGTTGCCCCACCGATGGGGCTAAATATTTGCCATGACAGCTAAAAGTCTTCCTTCTGCCGCTTGACGTGGATGAAAGCTGCCTTATGCCGGgcccctcccactgcccccaaAGGATTAAACAGCCTGAGCAGATAATGGCTGCCTTAAAAGGATCTTTCGCATGACTCAGATTAATGCTTGCTGTCTGTCGCCCAGGTTGGCAgctaaacattatttaaaaagaaaagaaaagaaaaaaacctccaGATGACAACTCTTTTCAGACAAGGTGTGGAGTCTGTCTGCAAAGCAAAGAAAGACACAGAGCGAAGGTCCCTCCTGCAGAAGGAAGCTCAGGTGAGGCTGGGGTGCTCCAAACTAGCTGGGGGAAGGGTTCAAGGAAAGTGGGCTCTGAACCATGACAGGCTCTCAAAGCATTGATGGGtagacctatggctgattcttgatgTACGACAGAAAAACCACAAAATTtggtaaagcaattacccttcaattaaaaaaacagagggaCAAAAgtaagaacaaacagaaaaagaaaagaataaaactttacTTGATTaggcataaaaaaaaaagcagaagcagcatCTTCTAAGTATCCCAAccccctcctgcctccaggcGGAAGATGACACTCTTCAGGCCTGGACTCCGGGCTCCATTTCTCAAAGGGAGATCTGCCAAGTTGAAGAGCAGCCTCCCATGCTTTTCTCTGCTGCCACTGGTGAAAGCTCCCCCTGGAATTCTCCTGGGTCCACCCTCCAAGACAGCAGCAGGGTTAGGCTTGAGTGCCGAAATGGGACCTGGCTTTTATCTCCTTCACGCCCTGGGGCCGTAAAATGCCCTTCCACGACTCCCTGGCTAATTGAAGTCCAGGCTATTCAGAAGTATAACTGTGAGACGGGACAGGGGAGGGCACATGTTAACtcattcctatttaaaaaaaaaaaaaaagaagccacccTCCCCTCTGAACTGGTCAGCAGAGCAGCTGACCCCAAGGGATAAGTTTCTGGAGATCCTGGGTGCTGACCAAGTCAAAAGACTTGTGACATACATTCCAAGGGACAGGACCCACAGCAGGGACACTTCTAAGGAAAAGAGTCATTGCTTCAGATGTAGGCCACAGCCAGCAGGCAGAACAGTGCCACCAAGAAGAAGAAACAGTAAAAGATAGCCAGTCCCAAGGGAACAGAGCTGCTGAAGCAACAAGTTGAGCGGACTTCATGATTCCTACTCCATTCCCTTAATTCCTGGGCCCAGCAGGTGCCATGAAATTCTTGGCAGCAGTGGCTGAAAATAATGTGGAAACTGGGCAAGTAAGTTGGCTTCCCTACTTCACTATCACGCCCAAGAACAAGTGAAGACAGTGCTCAACCAGAGGATGGTGTCGGCCCTCGGGACATCTGGTAGCATCTGGTCATTTTTGGTTGTCATGACTGGGGGCAGGGGGGTACTGCTGGCATCTAGAGGCCAGAGACACTGATGAAGGCCCGGCATCACACAGCACTGCCCCTCACAACGGAGAAGAATTATCCTGCCCCAAGTGTCAGCAGTGCTGCTGTTGAGACCCGGAGAGGTATTCTGTGAAGCTCTGAGAAGAAGCTAAAGCATTTGGTGGAAACCTCAGGTAATCACAATTGTCCGCAGAACACAACATCCCACAGCACTGGAAAATGACAGACGTGACGCCTTTGCCCCTTTGCCTGCCCCCTTAATCTGATATAATCTGATCCCAAGAATTGAAAAGCAAGGACAGCCGCCCTACCCCCAACACACAAGGAGTGTGTTCTCAGGCCTCCTAAAGCTGAAGTTCTCTGAAGTGTTTTCACAGTTTGGTCCAGCTCCAATTTCAAAGCCCCAAATAGGGAGTTGCTTCTTTTTGCTTTCAACAAAGGAATTTTTCTCTGTAACTCCAGTTTCCCTGCCCACGAGCAAAGGTGAGTGCCAAGCCCAAAGGTCCCATAGGTTAAATGACTAATATTTAATGAGCTCGTATTAACAACCATTATGCCAGCCATGACACCTGAGCTCTCCAGGCTGTTCCTCTGGCCTGGTGTGAGCAGCTCTTAGTTGGAAGTGTCCCACTGGGGTAGGTCTGTGTCCCTTTGCATGTGTGCCCCAGCATGCTGTTCACGTGATCTGTGTGAGCTCGCCACTGCAACACGGATCATCCTGTCTGAACTCCAGAAGCTGACTACTTGGGCCTTTTCTATTACTGATCCTTCAGCTCCCACCCTTGCTTGCCAAATAAAGGTGAGCACCCCAAAAGGCCCAAGGAATCCACTTGTTACAAGCCACTTCTACCTCCATATCCATAATCTCTGCCTCTGAATGTCAAGGAAAATCAGTGCATGGGTGTGAGACTTAAGAGACAGCCAGCGTTGTCTCTAACTGCATCATGTCCAGTTAAAAATgactgtcccctccccacccccttcatGCATCTTGTCTGGCCTCCAGAAACTTCCACAGCAGCCAGACTTCAAAGAGTATATTTTCAAGCATCTTACTTGAAAGTCGACTGGAAAGCTCGGCTGAGAGGGTCGTCATGCCGCTGGCCCGCCCAGGCGAGATGGGTGTGGCTGGGTGGACGGAGGGAGAGGCGATGGATCCCAGGTACTGGTAGGACTGATCATAGGACCACGGTGGGGATGGCTGGATCTGCCTCGTATCTGCAGAGAATCGGGGAGGTCAGTGATGCGTGAGGGGGGCAGGATTTGAAAAACGAATGCATTTAGTAAAAAAAAACCAGCTACCTTTGTTGAACTCTTAGACGTGTTTGTGGCCTACTTACCAGTGTTTAGTAAGCTTCCTTAAGTCCCAAGTATTTGCTTTTGTGATGATACCccccaaaaagaaatgatactgATACATAATTTATGTTTAACTCTTGAAGATTTTCTTCTGCTAATTATTCCTTCAAAGGTTTTATGTAACCTCAccagcccaggtggctcagtggtaaagaatccgccagccagtgctggagatgcaggagacgtgggttccacccctgggtcaggaagatcctctggagaagggcatggcaacccactccagtattcttgcccggagaatcccatggacagaggagcctggcgggctacagtccacggggtcactaagagtcaaacacgactgagtaactgagcacacacacgcaccgaTGAGAGGAGCTGGTTACGCTTTCCAGGTGGAAGTGTTAATATTCAAACTGTTGACCTGCTGTACATACTGACTGCCCCGGTTTACCAATAATTACAGTCATCATTATCAGGTCATCACCCATCTCTATACTCAGTAAGCAGAAAAGAATGCAAGGGTTTGGGTCTTTTTTTGGTACCTTGGACAAGACTATTCGATGGCTGTTTAATATTTTCCGTACAGGTGATCTCTGTCCCAGGGATAACTGATAAGAAAG
Proteins encoded:
- the RUNX1 gene encoding runt-related transcription factor 1 isoform X6; the encoded protein is MASDSMFESFPSYPQCFMRECVHGMNPSRDVHDASTSRRFTPPSTALSPGKMSEALPLGAPDAGAALAGKLRSGDRSMVDVLADHPGELVRTDSPNFLCSVLPTHWRCNKTLPIAFKVVALGDVPDGTLVTVMAGNDENYSAELRNATAAMKNQVARFNDLRFVGRSGRGKSFTLTITVFTNPPQVATYHRAIKITVDGPREPRNTRQIQPSPPWSYDQSYQYLGSIASPSVHPATPISPGRASGMTTLSAELSSRLSTASDLTAFGDPRQFPALPSISDPRMHYPGAFTYSPTPVTSGIGIGMSAMSSATRYHTYLPPPYPGSSQAQGGPFQASSPSYHLYYGASAGSYQFSMVSGERSPPRILPPCTNASTGSALLNPSLPNQSDVVEAEGSHSNSPTNMAPAARLEEAVWRPY